A stretch of the Coleofasciculus chthonoplastes PCC 7420 genome encodes the following:
- a CDS encoding NAD-dependent epimerase/dehydratase family protein — protein sequence MNSILITGATGFVGSKLIMLLSRKDWDICLAIRKSLPQLTFDTFDVTPVLIKNIDSCTDWQQSLNGIDSVIHLAARVHIWHEDTLDSEAEFLKVNFEGTANLVKQSIQAGVKHFMFISSIGAMATLSDHPLTETSPCQPDTPYGRSKLQAEQALIELASQSSMTWTILRPTLVYGSGNPGNMERLIKLINRGLPLPFGLVNNRRSLLYVGNLVDAIATCLTHPNAKNQTFLVSDGQDLSTPELIGKIAYHLERPCHLLPVPPSLLKLAGHLGDTIEQFTQRPLPLNTSTIDRLLGSLVVDSSHIRNTLNWQPPYTVDEGLSKTLR from the coding sequence ATGAATTCAATTTTAATTACTGGTGCTACTGGCTTTGTGGGGAGTAAATTAATAATGTTATTAAGCAGAAAAGATTGGGATATTTGTTTAGCTATTCGTAAAAGTTTACCCCAATTAACTTTTGACACCTTTGACGTTACCCCTGTACTGATTAAAAACATTGACAGTTGCACTGACTGGCAACAATCTCTTAATGGCATTGACTCAGTTATTCATCTTGCCGCTCGTGTCCACATCTGGCATGAAGATACTCTCGATTCTGAAGCGGAATTTCTCAAAGTTAACTTTGAGGGTACTGCTAACCTCGTGAAGCAGTCTATTCAAGCAGGTGTGAAGCACTTTATGTTCATCAGCTCCATTGGGGCAATGGCTACTCTAAGCGATCATCCCCTCACGGAAACCTCCCCTTGCCAACCTGACACTCCTTACGGACGCAGCAAACTCCAAGCTGAACAAGCCCTAATTGAACTTGCCAGCCAAAGCAGCATGACCTGGACTATTCTACGCCCTACCTTAGTCTACGGTTCTGGCAATCCTGGCAACATGGAACGCCTGATTAAACTCATCAATCGAGGCTTACCCTTACCCTTCGGTCTAGTCAACAACCGCCGTAGCCTTCTCTACGTCGGTAATCTCGTTGATGCGATCGCGACTTGTCTAACTCACCCTAACGCCAAAAACCAAACGTTCCTGGTTAGCGATGGTCAAGATCTCTCCACACCTGAACTCATCGGCAAGATAGCCTACCACCTAGAACGCCCTTGTCACCTCCTCCCAGTACCACCCAGCCTGCTCAAACTAGCAGGTCATCTAGGAGATACCATCGAGCAATTCACTCAACGCCCCCTACCACTCAATACTTCAACCATTGACCGCCTGCTAGGTTCCCTCGTCGTTGACAGCAGCCACATCCGAAACACCCTCAACTGGCAACCTCCCTACACCGTTGATGAAGGGCTCTCAAAAACCTTGCGCTGA
- a CDS encoding TOMM precursor leader peptide-binding protein has product MLNKPRFKQCFQVEIVEPETVFLLSERGSIQLNRHLYQQLVPLIDGHHTVEDIIDQVLQDLPSETISFQEMLNTSVMARHALMQMEQKGYIVESESVLPEHLASFCEMLNVEVQQAYQRLQRTKVAVSCLGSLASSEFLSTLESLQIQVADQGEIDVVLTDDYLHVDLDAFNQNALQSQRPWMLVKPVGTMVWIGPIIQPGKTGCWHCLAQRLRDNRPIERFIQNQQNCSTPIPIPLTSFPASVQTALGMAATELFKWIVQGENKRLTGVLVTHDTLSLDTRNHRLVKRPQCPSCGLNQQLNRKPLPIILGHRKKRFTTDGGHRYCSPEETLKSYHHHLSPMTGVVRELTRLETGVNHLTHTYIAKHHFATLFDDLNTLRQNLGGRSAGKGRTDAQAKASGFCEAIERYSGVFQGDEIRETGSYQTLGDRAIHPNSCMNFSASQYETRQEWNSNCVGWFQKVPEPFDEEREREWTPVWSLTAQGFKYLPTAYCYYGYPQAETADCWADSNGCAAGNTLEEAILQGFMELVERDSVALWWYNRIQRPKVDLESFDDPYFHQLNEYYQSLHRELWVLDITSDLNIPVFAAISRRCDRAVEDIILGYGAHFDPKIAIQRALTEVNQILPSVLRANADGSTLYNPGADPMALNWWKMATVANQPYLVADETMAVKVQSDYPQVWNDDLKDDVIRCQQIVENRGMELLVLDQTRPDIGLKVVKVIVPGMRHFWKRLGSGRLYQVPVELGWLTAPLPENELNPFPMWM; this is encoded by the coding sequence ATGCTGAATAAGCCCAGATTTAAACAATGCTTTCAGGTGGAAATAGTCGAACCAGAAACAGTATTTTTGTTGTCAGAGCGAGGTTCGATTCAACTCAATCGCCATCTCTATCAACAATTAGTCCCGTTAATCGATGGGCATCATACGGTTGAAGACATTATTGATCAAGTTCTTCAGGATCTACCGTCAGAAACGATTTCATTTCAAGAGATGCTCAATACTAGCGTCATGGCGCGACACGCCCTGATGCAGATGGAACAGAAGGGGTATATTGTTGAAAGTGAGTCTGTATTGCCTGAGCATTTAGCCAGCTTCTGTGAGATGCTAAATGTTGAGGTTCAGCAGGCTTACCAGCGATTACAAAGGACAAAAGTAGCCGTAAGCTGTTTGGGTTCTCTAGCCAGTTCTGAGTTCCTATCGACGCTGGAATCCCTACAGATTCAAGTGGCGGATCAGGGAGAGATTGATGTCGTTTTAACTGATGATTACCTACACGTTGATTTAGACGCATTCAATCAAAACGCTTTACAATCTCAACGCCCCTGGATGCTGGTTAAACCCGTGGGAACGATGGTTTGGATTGGACCGATTATTCAGCCAGGGAAAACGGGCTGCTGGCACTGTTTAGCGCAACGGTTACGGGATAACAGACCCATAGAACGCTTTATTCAAAACCAGCAGAACTGTTCTACACCGATACCGATTCCTTTAACATCTTTTCCGGCTAGCGTCCAAACGGCTTTAGGAATGGCTGCAACGGAACTCTTTAAATGGATTGTTCAGGGCGAAAATAAACGGTTAACCGGGGTTCTGGTTACTCACGATACCTTATCTTTAGACACCCGAAATCATCGTTTAGTGAAGCGTCCGCAATGTCCCAGTTGTGGATTGAATCAGCAGTTGAACCGTAAACCCTTACCGATTATTCTGGGACACCGGAAGAAACGTTTTACCACCGATGGCGGACATCGTTATTGTTCACCGGAAGAAACGCTGAAAAGTTATCACCATCACCTGAGTCCGATGACGGGTGTTGTGCGAGAATTGACTCGGTTAGAGACAGGTGTCAATCATTTAACTCATACTTATATCGCCAAGCATCATTTTGCTACCTTGTTTGATGATCTCAACACCTTACGCCAAAATCTTGGGGGTCGCAGTGCAGGAAAAGGGCGCACGGATGCTCAAGCCAAAGCCAGTGGGTTTTGTGAGGCGATTGAACGCTATTCTGGGGTGTTTCAGGGGGACGAAATTCGGGAAACCGGGAGTTATCAAACGCTAGGCGATCGCGCGATTCATCCGAATAGTTGTATGAATTTTAGCGCCAGTCAATATGAAACTCGTCAGGAGTGGAATAGTAACTGTGTGGGGTGGTTTCAAAAGGTTCCAGAACCCTTTGATGAGGAACGAGAGCGAGAATGGACGCCAGTTTGGTCGTTAACGGCTCAAGGGTTTAAGTATCTGCCTACAGCTTACTGTTATTATGGCTATCCCCAAGCCGAAACAGCGGATTGTTGGGCAGATTCTAATGGGTGTGCGGCGGGAAATACGCTGGAAGAAGCTATCCTGCAAGGGTTTATGGAATTAGTGGAACGGGATAGTGTGGCGTTATGGTGGTATAACCGGATTCAACGCCCCAAGGTTGATTTAGAGAGTTTTGATGACCCCTATTTTCATCAGTTAAACGAGTATTATCAAAGCCTGCATCGGGAACTCTGGGTGCTGGATATTACCAGTGATTTGAATATTCCCGTCTTTGCGGCGATTAGTCGGCGATGCGATCGCGCGGTGGAAGATATCATTTTGGGGTACGGCGCTCATTTTGACCCGAAAATTGCCATTCAACGGGCGTTGACGGAGGTGAATCAGATTCTCCCTTCGGTGTTAAGGGCAAATGCTGATGGTAGTACATTGTATAATCCTGGGGCTGATCCGATGGCGCTGAACTGGTGGAAAATGGCAACGGTGGCGAATCAGCCGTATTTAGTTGCGGATGAGACTATGGCGGTAAAGGTACAGTCCGATTATCCGCAAGTGTGGAATGATGACCTCAAAGATGATGTGATTCGCTGTCAGCAAATCGTTGAAAATCGGGGAATGGAATTGCTGGTGCTGGATCAGACTCGTCCCGATATTGGACTCAAGGTTGTTAAAGTGATTGTTCCCGGAATGCGCCACTTTTGGAAACGGCTGGGTTCGGGGCGGTTATATCAGGTTCCGGTAGAATTGGGGTGGCTGACAGCGCCGCTTCCGGAAAATGAACTCAATCCATTCCCGATGTGGATGTGA
- a CDS encoding MraY family glycosyltransferase: MLTVLAAASVLASILLTNIIKRRFSNHLLDIPNDRSSHTQPTPRGGGLGFILAFAITGLIATLFARYFPQLLPHPLINPNPTFLWLILTPLAVIGIIDDRQGLPARIRYLVHLSVASLAIACFGSFPLPWLPNFGIVGQMLAIALTLIGITALINFYNFMDGLDGLVASVTALQMAFLALYLNQPLFWLLTAALLGFLWWNWSPAKIFMGDAGSTVLGASVAIALLNSHNPVQAWSALAVTLPLTADAIYTLIRRLIRQENIFKGHRSHIYQRLQQFGWTHRQVALTYLTATSIIVLLITTLGTLGSWFSLVGVLIGLAIAEMYLQATRAIV, translated from the coding sequence ATGTTAACTGTTCTTGCGGCTGCCAGTGTTCTGGCGAGTATCCTCCTGACTAATATCATTAAACGACGCTTCAGCAACCACTTACTGGACATCCCCAACGATCGCAGTTCCCATACCCAACCCACTCCCCGTGGTGGTGGCTTGGGTTTCATCCTGGCGTTTGCCATAACGGGATTAATTGCCACTCTATTCGCCCGTTATTTTCCTCAACTTCTACCCCACCCCTTAATTAACCCCAACCCAACCTTCCTGTGGCTCATCCTCACCCCCCTAGCCGTCATTGGTATTATTGATGATCGCCAAGGGCTTCCCGCCAGAATACGCTACCTCGTGCATCTATCCGTCGCCAGCCTCGCGATCGCGTGTTTCGGTTCCTTCCCCCTACCCTGGCTCCCTAACTTCGGTATAGTGGGTCAAATGCTCGCGATCGCACTCACCCTAATTGGCATCACCGCCCTAATTAACTTCTACAACTTTATGGATGGTTTAGATGGTCTCGTTGCTAGCGTCACCGCCCTCCAGATGGCATTCCTAGCACTATACCTCAACCAACCCCTATTCTGGCTGCTTACCGCCGCCCTCCTGGGTTTTCTCTGGTGGAATTGGTCTCCCGCGAAAATCTTTATGGGCGATGCGGGTAGCACTGTCTTGGGAGCCAGTGTCGCCATCGCCCTACTCAACAGCCATAATCCCGTGCAAGCCTGGTCTGCTTTGGCTGTAACCCTCCCCCTCACCGCTGATGCCATCTACACCCTAATCCGTCGCCTGATCCGCCAAGAAAACATCTTTAAGGGGCATCGTAGTCACATTTACCAGCGGCTTCAACAATTTGGTTGGACTCATCGTCAAGTCGCCCTTACCTACCTCACCGCCACCAGTATAATTGTCCTATTAATCACCACTCTCGGCACTCTAGGGAGTTGGTTCAGTTTAGTCGGGGTACTGATAGGACTTGCGATCGCGGAAATGTATCTCCAGGCGACAAGAGCGATCGTTTAA
- a CDS encoding response regulator transcription factor, translated as MDILIVEDEAEIAKLIQLTLEREGFTCYSCRDGLAAIQAFQSQQPDVIILDLMLPGLDGLEVCARIRQKPGPKDPYILMLTAKGEEIDRVIGLSTGADDYLVKPFSPTELVARVRALLRRSLRHSGQSLVYRTQHFTVDVDQHTASRQLESGESEPLDLTTLEFNLLATFTSQPGRVWNRTQLIDKLWGNDFFGDERVVDTHVARLRKKIEPDPSNPTFIKTVIGVGYKFEDNRVD; from the coding sequence ATGGATATTTTAATCGTTGAAGACGAAGCGGAAATCGCCAAACTCATCCAACTTACCCTAGAACGGGAAGGTTTCACCTGCTACTCCTGTCGCGATGGACTAGCCGCCATTCAAGCCTTCCAAAGTCAGCAACCGGATGTAATTATTCTCGACTTAATGCTACCTGGATTGGATGGACTGGAAGTTTGCGCCAGAATTCGCCAAAAACCGGGACCCAAAGACCCCTATATTCTAATGCTGACGGCGAAGGGAGAGGAAATTGACCGCGTAATTGGGCTATCAACGGGTGCGGATGATTACCTCGTCAAACCCTTTAGCCCTACCGAACTGGTGGCGAGAGTCCGGGCGCTATTGCGGCGTAGTTTACGTCACAGTGGACAGTCCCTCGTCTACCGTACCCAACATTTTACAGTGGATGTGGATCAACATACAGCCAGTCGCCAACTAGAGTCTGGGGAATCAGAACCCCTGGATTTAACCACGTTAGAATTTAATCTGTTGGCAACCTTTACCAGTCAACCCGGTCGAGTTTGGAATCGTACTCAACTGATTGATAAGCTGTGGGGGAATGACTTCTTTGGCGATGAACGGGTGGTTGATACCCATGTCGCCCGATTGCGGAAAAAAATAGAACCGGACCCCAGTAATCCGACCTTTATTAAGACGGTTATCGGTGTTGGTTATAAATTTGAAGATAACCGTGTAGACTAA
- a CDS encoding amidohydrolase family protein, whose protein sequence is MLNGYPIIDADSHVYEPSSMWQNYLEPAFKRFAPSPEMKIQGEEIVEKLSDQVRQVGNQQVMQAHPQSLLSDFDPESHVQAMVQMGIDVAFIYPTYGLWLLAIDKMEPPLAGAFTRAYNNWLRDFCSYDPQRLRGVGAINLHDPQDMVSELQRIAAFGWRAVYLRPNPIKGRLLSDPDYEPFWAMCEELGMAVGIHEATHGRLPTTGSDRFYTRFALHACSHPMEQMMALLALIEGGVLERHPRLRVGFLESGCGWLPYWLWRLDQEYEELGWEVKETVKIKPSEYFRRQCFIEMEPSEPYLGDIIKFIGCQSLIFGSDYPHIDHKPDIVERAVGLEAQLGEETVRKILWENPVRFYGLVGATDG, encoded by the coding sequence ATGCTCAACGGCTATCCAATCATTGATGCAGACTCCCACGTCTACGAACCCAGTTCAATGTGGCAAAACTACCTCGAACCTGCATTTAAACGCTTTGCGCCCTCACCGGAGATGAAAATTCAGGGAGAAGAGATTGTCGAGAAACTCTCGGATCAGGTGCGCCAGGTGGGAAATCAGCAAGTGATGCAGGCTCATCCCCAATCGTTATTGAGTGATTTTGATCCGGAGTCTCATGTTCAAGCCATGGTGCAAATGGGGATTGATGTGGCGTTTATCTATCCCACTTACGGATTGTGGCTATTAGCCATAGATAAGATGGAACCGCCATTGGCTGGGGCATTTACCCGTGCTTATAATAATTGGTTACGAGATTTTTGCAGTTATGACCCCCAACGGCTTAGAGGTGTGGGAGCGATTAATCTCCATGATCCCCAAGACATGGTATCAGAATTGCAGCGAATTGCCGCTTTTGGCTGGAGGGCGGTTTATTTACGCCCTAACCCGATTAAAGGGCGGCTGTTAAGTGATCCCGATTATGAGCCGTTTTGGGCAATGTGTGAGGAATTGGGGATGGCAGTAGGCATTCATGAAGCCACTCACGGACGCTTACCCACGACTGGATCAGATCGATTTTATACCCGTTTTGCCCTGCACGCCTGTTCTCATCCGATGGAACAGATGATGGCGCTGTTGGCGCTGATTGAAGGAGGGGTGTTAGAACGCCATCCTCGGCTGAGGGTGGGGTTTCTGGAGTCGGGTTGTGGTTGGTTACCCTATTGGTTATGGCGACTGGATCAAGAGTATGAGGAGTTAGGGTGGGAGGTGAAGGAGACAGTTAAAATCAAGCCTTCGGAGTATTTCCGTCGCCAGTGCTTTATTGAGATGGAGCCGTCTGAACCGTATCTAGGTGACATTATCAAATTTATCGGTTGTCAGTCCTTGATTTTTGGCTCTGACTATCCCCATATTGATCACAAGCCGGATATTGTAGAAAGAGCGGTGGGGCTGGAGGCTCAATTGGGTGAGGAAACGGTGCGGAAGATTCTCTGGGAAAATCCGGTGCGTTTCTATGGACTGGTTGGTGCAACTGATGGGTAA
- a CDS encoding sensor histidine kinase gives MSKTGLRRRRKSLPLVSRLFLSHLLVMIVGVGSLLIISKVSSPRFFILHLQQLEGKGVIFRVARTSLLQGFQTAWNRGTFWSVIVGTTAAGGLSYWLSRRIVKPLTQIEDITQQFAAGKLDKRLPPSEIPEINQLATSFNQMAVSLEDVEQRRRDLVSDLTHELRTPLTVLRGYLEELATQRMDATPAMYQQLAKETRRLERLINDLQELSKAEAGYLPIKVEPVNVRPLLESLVQKFTDQVLEEGPALQLDCPEKLPRVLADSDRLEQVLMNLLGNAIRHTQTGKITVRVWVERHGIKGIIPRLWIAVTDTGMGIAPEDLPHVFERFWRAEKSRNPHTGGTGIGLAISKRLVELQGGEIEVESQLGIGSTFRFYLPLA, from the coding sequence ATGAGTAAAACCGGTTTACGTCGCCGCCGCAAATCCTTACCCTTAGTCTCGCGCCTGTTTCTCTCCCATTTGTTGGTGATGATTGTCGGCGTGGGTTCCCTATTAATTATTAGTAAAGTGTCTTCGCCGCGCTTCTTTATTTTGCATCTGCAACAATTAGAAGGCAAAGGAGTTATCTTTCGCGTTGCTCGTACCTCTCTACTACAAGGATTTCAAACCGCATGGAATCGCGGCACATTTTGGTCAGTTATTGTTGGCACGACAGCAGCAGGAGGACTTAGTTATTGGTTGTCTCGTCGCATCGTCAAACCCCTGACTCAAATTGAAGATATTACCCAACAATTTGCAGCAGGGAAGCTAGATAAACGACTTCCCCCCAGTGAAATTCCTGAAATTAATCAACTCGCCACCAGTTTTAATCAAATGGCGGTGAGTTTAGAAGATGTGGAACAGCGGCGACGAGATTTAGTCAGTGATTTGACTCATGAACTACGAACCCCACTGACGGTACTAAGAGGTTATTTAGAAGAACTGGCTACACAACGGATGGATGCAACGCCTGCGATGTATCAGCAGTTGGCAAAAGAAACGCGCCGATTGGAACGGTTAATTAATGATTTACAGGAACTCTCGAAAGCCGAAGCGGGTTATCTGCCAATCAAAGTTGAACCCGTAAATGTGCGTCCCTTGTTAGAATCACTGGTACAAAAGTTTACGGATCAGGTGTTGGAAGAAGGTCCTGCATTGCAGTTAGATTGTCCGGAGAAATTGCCGCGAGTATTGGCGGATAGTGACCGACTTGAACAGGTACTGATGAATCTTTTAGGGAATGCTATTCGCCATACTCAAACGGGTAAAATTACGGTTCGGGTGTGGGTAGAACGGCATGGAATAAAAGGTATTATTCCTAGGTTATGGATTGCGGTAACCGATACGGGTATGGGAATTGCTCCAGAGGATCTCCCTCATGTGTTTGAACGGTTCTGGCGGGCGGAAAAGTCGCGCAATCCTCACACTGGAGGAACGGGGATAGGGTTAGCGATATCAAAGCGGTTGGTGGAATTGCAAGGAGGTGAGATTGAGGTGGAAAGTCAGTTAGGGATCGGTAGTACGTTTCGGTTTTATCTGCCATTGGCGTGA
- a CDS encoding CoB--CoM heterodisulfide reductase iron-sulfur subunit B family protein, with translation MPSQTLKYAYFPGCVAQGACRELYQSTAALTQALGIELIELKKASCCGSGTFKEDSRLLEDTVNARNIALAEELDLPLLTHCSTCQGVIGHVDERLKDFQQTDPGYVEQINGLLKKEGCSPYKGNSEVKHLLWALVTDYGLDAIQERVTRKLSGLKCAAFYGCYLLRGQTTIPYDNPFHPESMENVFRSVGATPVYYRGRTQCCGWPIASYATEQSFQMAGKNIQEAIDAGADCMVTPCPLCHLNLDSRQPEVEKVIERKLGLPVLHLPQLVALALGIPPKQLGLSKHIVSTKPVLEKLGL, from the coding sequence ATGCCATCTCAAACCCTAAAATACGCTTACTTTCCCGGTTGTGTCGCCCAAGGCGCTTGCCGAGAATTGTACCAATCCACCGCCGCCCTGACTCAAGCCTTGGGCATTGAACTGATTGAACTGAAAAAAGCTTCCTGTTGCGGTTCTGGCACATTTAAGGAAGATTCCCGATTACTGGAAGATACCGTAAATGCTCGTAATATTGCCTTGGCGGAGGAATTGGATCTGCCCCTGTTAACCCATTGCAGCACCTGTCAGGGGGTGATTGGTCATGTGGATGAACGCTTAAAGGACTTTCAACAGACTGATCCGGGTTACGTGGAGCAAATTAATGGCTTACTGAAAAAAGAGGGCTGTTCCCCTTATAAAGGGAATAGCGAAGTCAAACACCTGCTGTGGGCGTTAGTCACCGATTATGGACTAGACGCCATACAAGAACGGGTGACTCGAAAGTTAAGCGGGTTAAAATGTGCTGCGTTCTATGGCTGTTATTTGCTCCGAGGACAGACCACCATACCCTACGACAACCCGTTTCACCCTGAATCAATGGAGAATGTATTTCGATCCGTTGGCGCAACTCCGGTTTATTATCGTGGACGAACCCAATGTTGTGGTTGGCCCATTGCCAGTTATGCGACTGAGCAATCCTTCCAAATGGCAGGGAAAAATATCCAAGAAGCCATTGACGCGGGGGCGGATTGTATGGTAACACCTTGCCCATTGTGCCACCTGAATCTTGACTCTCGTCAACCGGAAGTGGAAAAGGTAATTGAGCGTAAGCTGGGATTACCGGTGTTACATTTACCGCAATTGGTGGCTTTGGCGCTAGGGATTCCGCCCAAGCAGTTGGGGTTGAGTAAGCATATTGTCTCCACCAAACCTGTTTTAGAGAAATTGGGCTTATAA